TCATCTTGAATAGTTTGCTAGCAGGTGTCAGAAACAGTATCGTCGACAAAGGCGATTCTCGCCTGTTCACATTCCATAGCCAAAAAACCAAAAGCTTGTCTACCGCATAAAGATAGGGCGCTTAAATTCGTTTAGAACGGCAAGCAGGGTATTTATTGCGGGGCCGGCGGGAATGGGTGATTCTTCTTCCGCCGGCATTCCCTATTTTGACAGTAAGAATAAAACCGATGGAGATACTCTTTTCTACAGGGTAGTTAAGAGTTCTTGGCACGCTTTTTCACAGGCACGGCAGGACTTAGCACATAGCTGACAATGCTCATGATGTTCAGCATGGCTCTCGCATTCCATTGCACAGATATTGCAGGCCGTGGCGCACGCTTCTAATTGCGCGCGTAGTAATTTCGGGTTTACCTCGGTTTGCCGGGCTACCACCTGTCCGGTTACCTCACAAATAGCCGCGCAATCAAGGCATGTTCTAATACAACGCCGGAGGCGAGCAACTTCTTCTTCGGCTAGGCAGGCGTCAGCGCAGAGAGTACAGGCTTCTGAACAAGCATAGCAAGATT
This sequence is a window from Nitrosococcus oceani ATCC 19707. Protein-coding genes within it:
- a CDS encoding four-helix bundle copper-binding protein, giving the protein MNVNHFLQTHPQNLTNIEGLTACIKSCYACSEACTLCADACLAEEEVARLRRCIRTCLDCAAICEVTGQVVARQTEVNPKLLRAQLEACATACNICAMECESHAEHHEHCQLCAKSCRACEKACQELLTTL